A portion of the Pseudopipra pipra isolate bDixPip1 chromosome 1, bDixPip1.hap1, whole genome shotgun sequence genome contains these proteins:
- the VIRMA gene encoding protein virilizer homolog: protein MAAEAATELLFLDTFKHQSAEQSTNIDVVRFPCVVYINEVRVIPPGVRAHTSLPDNRAYGETSPHSFQLDLFFNNVSKPSAPVFDRLGSLEYDENTSIIFRPNAKVNTDGLVLRGWYNCLTLAIYGSVDRVISHERESPPPPPPPPPPPQQQPGLKRNPKHVDGEKEDQFNGSPPRPQPRGPRTPPGPPPPDDDEDEPMPVSVVGEKEDDVDHREDYFEPISPDRTSIHQESQYSDDGEVEEDQPEEGEDDDDDVDVEEEEDEEEDDDDDDGHTVESIADEEEEEEEEDEDEEEGEEEEEGEGDDGYEQISSDEDGIADLERETFKYPSFDIEYTPEDLASVPPVTYEPFEKELGPLLYFSCPYKTVFENEVGKIKDQDPEKENSGAVEASLKLTELLELYQEERGAKWVTALEEIPSLIVKGLSYLLVKDTKQDYITQLVDWTLQALNLQVALKQPIALNVRQLKAGTKLVSSLGECGTQGITALLQAGVINVLFELLFADHVSSSLKLNAFKALDSVISMTEGMEMFLRGGVDVHEKSGYQKLLELILLDQTVRVVTAGSAILQKCHFYEILSDIKKVVDQLAENTPPLPNHTEPEQDQDLAGLERTNQEYENDVEAPMDMDHLLESSNISEGEMEKLVSLLEEIFHLMETAPHTMIQPPVKSFPTMARITGPPERDDPYPVLFRYLHSHHFLECITLLLSLPVTGAHPGVLQAIRDILRFLAQSQKGLHFFISEHEATNLLVRALCQFSDPDQEEGLQSDGANEDTFALWLLHSTQTLQCISELFCHFQRCTASEETDHSDLLGTLHNLYLITFNPVGRSAVAHVFSLEKNLQSLITLMEYYSKEALGDSKSKKSVAYNYACILVLLVVQSSSDVQMLEQHSAPLLKLCKADENNTKLQELSKWLEPLKNLRFEINCIPNLIEYIKQNIDSLMTPDGVGLPTALRVLCHIACPPPLVEGQQKDLKWNLAVIQLFSSEGMDTFIRVLQKLNSILIQPWRLHVNMGTTLHRVTTISMARCTLTLLKTMLTELLRGGSFEFKDMRVPAALVSLHMLLCSIPLSGRLDSDEQKIQNDIVDILLTFTQGVNEKLTISEETLANNTWSLMLKEVLSSILRIPEGFFSGLILLSELLPLPLPMQTTQVIEAHDIAVALNTRKLWSMHLHVQAKLIQEIVRSFSGSSCQPIQHMLRRICVQLCDLASPTALLIMRTVLDLIVEDLQSNSEEKQYTGQTTRLLALLDALASHKACKSAILHLISGTTKGDEKYVEVFQELLALMRSAGDNVTHQQCAEYVTSLLQSLCDQDIALILPSSSEGSVSESEQLSNSLPSKDLMPLICDSLMETLTNSESSYNCLLTCIRTMMFLTEHDYGFYHLKSSLRKHSSALYTVLKRVITSFSKDTGELASSFLDFMRQILNSDTLGCCGDDGSLMETDGSHPGRTLGLTTAELKHLLQNKEETPENLLLDLEKHVMDRSKEDDGLESLLDNIVGVRQMLESAGDSCPLSDQDVEPILSAPDSLQNLFNNRTTYVLADVMDDQLKSMWFSPFQAEEIDTDLDMVKVDLIELSEKGCSDFDLQAELERSFLSEPSSPGRTKTTKGFKLGKHKHETFITSSGKSEYIEPAKRAHVVPPPRGRGRGGFGQGIRPHDIFRQRKQNTSRPPSMHVDDFVAAESKEVVAPDGIPPAKRPPKVSQKISSRGGFSGNRGGRGAFHSQNRFFTPPASKGNYSRREGTRGSSWSAQSTPRGTYNDSRGGQSNFNRGPLPPLRPLSSAGYRPSPRDRASRGRGGIGPSWTSANSSSSGGSRGKFVSGGSGRGRHVRSFTR, encoded by the exons TTGATGGAGAGAAGGAAGACCAGTTCAATGGCAGTCCTCCAAGACCACAACCAAGGGGACCAAGGACACCTCCAGGCCCTCCTCCTCCTGATGATGATGAGGATGAACCTATGCCAGTGTCAG TGGTtggggaaaaagaagatgaTGTGGACCATAGGGAGGATTACTTTGAGCCCATTTCTCCTGATCGAACATCCATTCATCAAGAAAGCCAGTATTCTGATGATGGAGAAGTGGAGGAAGATCAACCAGAAGAAGgggaagatgatgatgatgatgtggatgttgaggaggaggaggatgaggaagaggatgatgatgatgatgatggtcaCACAGTAGAGAGTATTGCtgatgaggaagaagaggaagaggaggaagatgaagatgaagaagagggtgaagaggaggaagaaggtgaAG gagATGATGGCTATGAGCAGATTTCAAGTGATGAAGATGGAATTGCTGATCTGGAACGTGAAACATTTAAGTATCCAAGCTTTGATATTGAATATACTCCTGAGGATCTGGCATCTGTGCCTCCTGTGACATATGAGCCTTTTGAAAAGGAGCTTGGACCTCTTTTATACTTCAGCTGCCCTTACAAGACTGTATTTGAAAATGAAGTTGGTAAAATAAAAGACCAAGacccagaaaaagaaaattcaggggCAGTGGAAGCCTCGCTTAAATTAACTGAACTGCTGGAATTATATCAAGAGGAAAGGGGTGCAAAGTGGGTCACTGCATTAGAAGAAATTCCGAGTTTAATAGTAAAGGGATTGAGCTACCTGCTGGTGAAAGACACAAAGCAAGACTATATTACCCAGCTAGTAGACTGGACCCTGCAAGCTTTAAACCTTCAGGTGGCTCTCAAACAACCCATTGCTTTGAATGTTCGACAACTCAAAGCTGGGACAAAACTGGTATCATCATTAGGAGAATGTGGGACTCAAGGAATAACAGCACTCTTGCAGGCAGGAGTTATTAATGTGTTATTTGAACTGTTATTTGCAGATCATGTATCATCCTCCCTTAAACTTAATGCTTTTAAAGCTTTGGACAGTGTCATTAGTATGACCGAGGGAATGGAAATGTTTCTGAGAGGTGGCGTAGATGTACATGAAAAAAGTGGTTATCAGAAGCTCCTGGAACTCATATTGTTAGATCAGACTGTGCGAGTGGTTACAGCTGGTTCTGCAATTCTACAGAAATGTCACTTCTACGAGATTCTGTCAGACATTAAAAAGGTGGTTGATCAGTTAGCAGAGAACACACCTCCTCTTCCTAATCacacagagccagagcaggaCCAGGACTTGGCAGGACTTGAAAGAACCAACCAAGAATATGAAAATGATGTGGAGGCTCCTATGGACATGGATCATCTTTTGGAGTCCTCTAATATAAGCGAAGGAGAGATGGAAAAACTTGTTAGTCTTCTTGAAGAGATCTTCCATTTGATGGAAACTGCTCCTCATACAATGATTCAGCCACCTGTGAAATCTTTCCCAACCATGGCACGCATTACAGGCCCTCCAGAAAGGGATGATCCTTACCCTGTCCTGTTTAG atatctTCACAGTCACCATTTCTTGGAATGCATTACTTTGCTACTGTCTCTTCCAGTGACAGGTGCACATCCAGGTGTGCTTCAAGCTATACGAGATATATTGCGCTTCCTGGCGCAGTCACAGAAGGGTcttcatttctttatttctgaacACGAAGCAACAAACTTGTTGGTTAGAGCACTTTGTCAGTTTTCTGATCCAGATCAAGAGGAAGGTCTCCAATCCGATGGTGCCAACGAGGATACTTTTGCCCTGTGGCTCCTGCATTCAACACAGACGTTACAGTGCATTTCAGAATTGTTCTGCCACTTCCAGCGGTGCACAGCCAGCGAGGAGACGGACCATTCAGATCTGCTGGGAACACTTCACAACCTTTACTTGATCACTTTTAACCCTGTAGGAAGATCTGCTGTGGCTCACGTATTCAGTctagaaaaaaatctccaaagtCTTATTACTTTAATGGAGTACTATTCCAAAGAAGCTTTAGG AGACTCGAAGTCTAAGAAGTCAGTTGCTTATAATTATGCCTGCATCCTTGTTTTGCTGGTGGTACAGTCTTCCAGTGATGTCCAAATGCTGGAACAGCACTCAGCGcctttgctgaagctttgtaAAGCAGACGAAAATAACACCAAATTGCAAG agcTCAGCAAATGGCTTGAACCTTTGAAAAATCTTAGATTTGAAATAAATTGTATTCCAAATCTTATTGAATATATCAAACAG AATATTGACAGTTTGATGACCCCAGATGGAGTTGGTCTTCCTACCGCACTTCGTGTTCTTTGCCATATTGCATGTCCACCGCCTCTGGTAGAAG GTCAACAGAAAGACCTTAAATGGAATCTTGCAGTTATTCAGCTCTTTTCTTCCGAGGGAATGGACACCTTTATCCGGGTATTACAGAAGCTGAACAGCATACTTATTCAGCCTTGGCGACTCCATGTCAACATGGGCACCACACTCCACAGAGTTACTACTATTTCTATGGCCCGCTGTACCCTTACTCTCCTTAAAACAATGCTAACAGAGCTCCTGAGGGGTGGATCTTTTGAATTCAAAGACATGCGTGTTCCGGCGGCACTTGTTTCTTTACACATGCTCCTCTGCTCTATTCCTCTCTCAGGCCGCTTAGATAGTGATGAGCAAAAGATTCAGAATGACATTGTTGATATCTTACTGACTTTTACTCAAGGTGTTAATGAAAAACTTACCATTTCTGAAGAAACTTTGGCCAACAATACTTGGTCCTTAATGCTGAAGGAAGTTCTCTCTTCAATTTTGAGAATTCCTGAAGGCTTTTTCTCTGGACTTATACTGCTTTCAGAATTGCTGCCTCTTCCACTGCCCATGCAGACTACTCAG GTAATTGAAGCACATGACATTGCAGTGGCACTGAACACCAGGAAGCTGTGGAGTATGCACCTCCACGTGCAGGCCAAGCTGATACAAGAGATCGTTCGATCCTTCTCCGGTTCGTCCTGCCAACCTATTCAGCACATGTTGAGACGCATTTGTGTCCAGCTGTGTGACTTGGCTTCACCTACTGCTCTTCTCATCATGAGGACTGTATTGGATCTGATTGTGGAAGACCTGCAAAG CAACTCAGAAGAGAAACAGTACACTGGACAGACCACTCGATTGCTTGCTTTATTGGATGCCCTGGCTTCACATAAAGCTTGTAAATCAGCTATTTTGCATCTTATCAGTGGAACTACTAAAGGAGATGAAAAGTATGTAGAGGTTTTCCAGGAGCTCTTGGCTTTGATGCGATCAGCTGGAGACAACGTCACTCATCAGCAGTGCGCTGAATATGTAACTTCCCTTCTGCAGTCCCTCTGTGATCAG GATATTGCACTGATTTTACCAAGTTCATCAGAAGGCTCTGTGTCTGAATCAGAGCAGCTTTCCAACTCCTTACCAAGCAAAGATCTGATGCCCTTAATTTGTGACTCTCTGATGGAAACATTAACTAATTCTGAAAGCAGTTACAATTGTCTGCTGACATGTATCCGAACAATGATGTTCCTTACGGAGCATGACTATGGCTTCTATCACTTAAAGAG ctcTCTAAGAAAACACAGTAGTGCTCTGTACACTGTATTAAAGCGAGTAATAACTAGTTTTAGCAAAGACACAGGTGAACTGGCGTCTTCATTTTTGGATTTTATGCGGCAGATTCTAAACTCTGATACTCTG GGATGCTGTGGAGATGACGGAAGCCTTATGGAAACAGATGGATCCCATCCAGGCAGAACGCTGGGTCTAACTACTGCAGAGTTAAAGCATCTACTGCAGAACAAAGAAGAAACCCCAGAGAACCTGCTCCTTGATCTGGAGAAACATGTTATG GATCGTTCTAAGGAAGATGATGGCCTCGAATCCTTACTGGACAACATTGTTGGAGTGAGGCAGATGTTGGAATCAGCGGGTGATTCTTGTCCACTGAGTGACCAAGATGTAGAGCCTATTCTTTCTGCACCAGACTCTCTTCAGAATTTGTTTAACAACAG GACTACCTATGTCTTGGCAGATGTGATGGATGACCAGCTGAAGTCGATGTGGTTCTCGCCCTTTCAGGCTGAAGAAATAGACACTGATCTGGATATG GTAAAAGTTGACTTAATTGAACTGTCAGAGAAGGGCTGCAGTGACTTTGACTTGCAAGCTGAATTGGAAAGATCATTTTTGTCAGAACCATCATCTCCTGGACgcacaaaaaccacaaaagggTTCAAGCTCGGCAAGCACAAGCATGAGACCTTCATAACTTCAAG TGGGAAATCTGAGTACATAGAGCCTGCAAAGAGAGCTCATGTTGTGCCACCACCAAGAGGAAGAGGCAGGGGAGGATTTGGACAAGGAATTCGGCCGCATGATATCTTCCGTCAGAGGAAACAAAATACAAGCAGGCCACCCTCCATGCACGTGGATGATTTTGTTGCTGCAGAAAGTAAAGAAGTGGTTGCTCCAGATGGGATACCACCAGCCAAAAGGCCACCAAAGGTGTCACAGAAGATTTCTTCACGTGGTGGGTTCTCAGGGAATCGAGGAGGACGAGGAGCTTTTCACAGTCAAAACAGGTTCTTTACACCACCTGCTTCTAAAG GAAATTACAGTCGTCGTGAAGGCACTCGAGGCTCAAGTTGGAGTGCACAGAGTACGCCCAGGGGAACCTACAATGACAGTAGAGGTGGTCAAAGCAATTTTAACAGGGGTCCACTGCCACCACTGAGACCATTAAGTTCAGCAG gCTACCGACCGAGTCCTCGCGATCGTGCTTCCAGAGGCCGCGGAGGAATTGGACCGTCTTGGACAAGTGCTAATAGTAGTAGCAGTGGTGGCTCAAGAGGGAAGTTTGTTAGTGGAGGCAGTGGAAGAGGTCGTCATGTACGTTCCTTCACACGATAA